The Phycodurus eques isolate BA_2022a chromosome 8, UOR_Pequ_1.1, whole genome shotgun sequence nucleotide sequence CACCCTTCACATTGAGCTGCGAAGGGGTGTCTGGATGCGGTTTGGTCTGCGTGGATGTGAGGCTCGGTGGGGCGACGGTGGTCAGCAGGAGGGCTTGGCTGGAGGTTCTCTGCGGTAACGTGAGAGTCGTCGTCCGAGAAGCGGAGGTCTCTCTGGATGAGCTGGTGGTGAAGCGGCTCTTGTTGTTGGCGGCGGAAATAGTGGTAGTGGACGTGGTAGATTGCTGAGTCGGCGTTTTATGTGACGTGGTGCGGGACAAGGGGGAGGACGCGGGAGGATGGGTTTCCATAGGAGCTGTCCGGCTCGATAGCGTAGTGGAGACAGGAAGTGTCTCCGGTGGCTGGTGTGAAGTAGCGCCGGCGTGGGTTGTGTTCGAGGGGCTGTGAGGAGTTGTTGTGTTGGGGGCTTGGGAGGTCAGCATCGGGGGAACAGAAGGCTTTGATGTCACGTTATCGGGAAGGTTGACGAACTTTTCTGGGATGGACGTCGCTGAGGTTAACTCCATGTTGGTTGCTACCAAAGAAAATAGTGTTATCTTCTCTGGGAAAttaatacattacatttttatgtataaTTCTGTACAAAGAGTGAATCCGAAAAGTGTTTGCATTACACCCTTAATCCAAAATTGACTGaacttattttttctttctaattCTAAACACAACacccaaaaatgacatcattacagaagtttttttttttttttgcaaatgtattaaaaattaaaagcaCTGCGAATATGTTCCCAATGTTCCCTGTAGGGCGCCTTCcacattttatccatccatccatccattttctttaccgcttatcctcactagggtcgctggctgcCGAAGAGTATCCCAGCTATTTATGATatagccttattccaaaatggattaaatgtattattttcatcTCACAATTCTgtacacaacaccccataatgaaaacaggaaatgtttttttttaaaaatgtaattataattttttttttttttttaaagtgtagcGAGAAGTGGATCGCTATACAGGGCATCTGggaagtaccgtaatttctcgtgtataatgcgtaccCATGTaaaatacgcacccccaaagttgacttcaaaattctggaaaacccttctacctatgtaaaatgcatttttacaatgcatgattttgcttctacccatatgatcaaagaatgaagtacagtgttcccttgccacttcacgcttcacgttttgcgggtTCAGTGCTTTGCTGGtttttctaaatatatatattttttaaataaataaataaaatacagccatatcggcagccatattgcggagacgcgttgtttcatgttgatgagaAGGTTCCCCTgaatgccaaacaaagagatgagttgactcagaggctttgtacatgcctgtactgtacgggcactcaaaCAAGGCGCGATTGGTTCCCGGAGCGACGTCGACCAAttagagcacgagtggatttatcccgtgaactgattggctgcgcatcatcgcagcctcacccagcatcttcccttgttgtgtctcgtcAGTCTcatccacgctgttgtgttcgcaataacttttttgtttgagcgataattattttttattagttaagcaagcccttacaatgccgccgaagcgctgtgcccctgcgaaaactattatccttgtcttctgagttcaaaactagttatccctcaatttgttgtgtaatggtaataatgttttggtgatgatgaaacatttatatggtttcactgttctaacggccctctgagggaaatcataactacaatgcggcccgagacaaaaaagagtttgaaaCCCCTGCTCTAGATGAtgccatacatttataaaatgtgaatgttttttccattttcccttatacctatgtataatgtgcactattgacttttgacaatttttgggaggaaaaaaatgcgcattatccATAAGAAATTCTGGTATTCACAAAGctacactttttccacattttatgttacagctTTATCCAAATggattgaatatttttttgctcaaaaaTCTACACACAACCtcataatgacaacatgaaaatattttttgttgagaTTCTTCCGAATCtattaagaattaaaaaaaaaaaagagagatctCACAAGTACTCATTCTTGAAATGTTTCTACAGTTTAAATTGGTGTCCACCTGCGGTCAGTTCTCTTGATgggacattgaaaaaaaaagtcccacaaTTGCAGTGCATGTCCAAGCACAAACCAAGCATGAAGTTGTATAAATTGTCAGTTGATCATATTCAAGATGCATCAACGAGGTAAtgagcaaaggctgtgaataatTATGTTCATGTGATttcttagtttaaaaaaaaaccaaaagattttgcaacattttgaaggatttaaaaaaaaaaaaagttcagttcagttgCTAATCAAAACAGCAGAGTAACAACACGAAGAGAAGGCAGCTGCTATCTTCAGAGCTCGGTAGCGCCGAGTCGTGAAAGCAAACTGTCGTCTGATGTAATCTTCAAGTGAatgggaatgtgtgtgtgtgtgcccgtttgtgtgtgtgtatgttcctCCCGTCGCTACTTTTCTCACGTCACGGTGAAAAGTCTCACGCGGCATAGCTGTAGGATCATTTCTCATCCACCTTTCTTTTGCATTATTTAACCCTTTTTCTTCCCGCAGACCCGATAATCATAGTACCATAATAAaagaactaaaataaaaactactcGCTTTTTCATAATCCCTGACAGACACATTTAATTAGTGTGTACTTGACATTTGATTAACTTGAGAGGTGCTGTAAATAATAGGCCAAACTGCCCAAAGATACAGGAGGGGTGCCAAGCTTTTGGCATCATATTCaaaaagacttgaggctgtaacTGCTGCCGTAGGGGCATCAGCAGAGTAATtgagcaaaggctgtgaataatTATGTATGTGTACAGttgtgctttgagatacgagatACATTTGTTCGGTGACAAGACTCGTAACTCAAAGCaagaatgaatggaaatgccattaagctGTTCCaccatgccaaaaaaaaaaaccataaaatgttggagtatttttttaataagagatatatattgtaataatattGCACGTCATAAAAACATATGGTAATGGAATAATTAAATAggatgtaaagaattaaagattttttgcttcaattcaatgggcattgtgctgctccttctggtgtgtggaATCttagccaccagggggcaatcTAATACAGACATAGAGACACACGAAGAAGAGTTACATACCTGACTAATAttggtcattttttatttttgctatttgttagtcacattgtttgttagcattaagctaattgGACTGTCATAAAGCAAAgttatgttattgttttaaatacacgtgcaattaactttgttttatgtttaatttaacagtcaacttcaagtgggagtggcaaaaacaaaacctgaagcctcttttttgaagaattgttcactatctgtcaaactgctgcttgctgtcaagtgagttgagttcactgccaccatacagctctcatatctcaaaattttgctcacaagtcagaGCAAAAATATCGTCagaacgacggctcgtatctagAAAATCTTGTCGGTCAGGCAAttcgtatttcaaggcaccactgtattactgAACAGCAAGACCCTTTCCTTTGTCACAGTAAGTTCCATTTCTTGCTTTGTGGTTATCACaatacttttcctctttgcctctGCATGCCCTACGTTGGTGGCACTTCATCAGTTTATCACCATGTGTCAACCTCTTTGAAGGTCCACGATAATGAGCAAATATACCCCAGCAAATGACTTCCCGCGGTGCGTGCCATCCATAAATCTCGAGACTTACCGTTCCCTCTGCTTGGTTGTGGCGTCGCAGTGGCTTTTTCCCAGTGTGTTGCTGTACTGTTGCCAGTAGAAGTGGAGTTGGAGCCCTTTGGAGCAATAATGGGCGCATGGCTGGTGAAATCCAGGTCACGTTCTGGTGTTGGTTGTGCAGTGTCCTCATTACCTGATGGGAGGCAAACAGAACCAAGCTTGATCAATGGTTATTTGATGTCTTGGACAACTGGTTTCCCAAAATGCAGTACACGCACTATCCAAAAACATTACAAGTTTGTGTTACATGTGGACGCAAAAGTTGCATTGTCAGTGAAAGCTGACGGTGTAAGTGAGCAAAGGCAGTAAGTTTTTAAAACCCTTATAAAAATGATGCCAGCAATTATTTGTAGCTACAACACtgacaattatttttctgtatcATTTCCTAAGTCACAATTACTATCACTACATGTGACATATTTGCAGCTACATGTGACATATTTGCAGCTATATGTAGTATGAGTTCACGTTATGACCCAGTCACAATCACTATGA carries:
- the LOC133406261 gene encoding mucin-2, encoding MMEARMCIYLGALVLLHVGSAEHGNEDTAQPTPERDLDFTSHAPIIAPKGSNSTSTGNSTATHWEKATATPQPSRGNATNMELTSATSIPEKFVNLPDNVTSKPSVPPMLTSQAPNTTTPHSPSNTTHAGATSHQPPETLPVSTTLSSRTAPMETHPPASSPLSRTTSHKTPTQQSTTSTTTISAANNKSRFTTSSSRETSASRTTTLTLPQRTSSQALLLTTVAPPSLTSTQTKPHPDTPSQLNVKGDTIMVHDSPKLDPLLAGLVSAFIISAAVITLLLFLKLRRRDNRPEFRRLQDLPMDDMMEETPLSMYSY